Genomic segment of Salvia hispanica cultivar TCC Black 2014 chromosome 2, UniMelb_Shisp_WGS_1.0, whole genome shotgun sequence:
TGATTATAACTACTACGGAGCATTTATctatacattaaaatactCTTGTTTTGTAATTTAGTTTAACTGAAATAAGTTAAAAACTAGTTTTGTTAGCATTAGTTGTAttgttttacaaaaataaaaagaaatcataTGAAGATTTTATGACAATTTTTCACATGATTTCGAACttgattcaaaataattataggaTCGGTggaatatatagaaaatggtTTAGGAGATGTTGGTGATGTGGGGAAACTAAGacactctttatttttcaaacttttcAACATATACAAAATGGTACATTtctcatatatttatagtatatctAAATATTTCTACAACAATATCTACATATTCTACTCTTTAGTTctagaaaattttatataatatctTGATATTTATCATATCTAGATAATTCTACTACataaatcaagtttaattatttttttattccaacAGAGTGATCGGGGTTTGCCGTCGCGGAATTTGGTCCGTCGATCAAGCTAGGGTTTCAGTGTGTTTCTTGCGgcaaaaagaatttaaaagtAGCTTTGTTATTTCATAGcccaaaataataacaattcaaGACCCTAGGAGATCCATCCATACTAAAGTGGATTAATATGTGGTGTGTCCAACcaataaatatttgacaaaTGGAGAAGCACATCTAACTAGACATGAAATTTAATGCAGTTATTTTTAGGAGATATTcattaaactaattttatggaaATTGCATGATCATTAAATAGATattaccattttatttttttcctcttatataataataaatgtccATACTAGGCATAATACGGTGCttatttttagggacggaactagaaattaaaatgagttgGTGCTgaaatttaacaattaataGTCTGCAAATTGAGctgttaaaatattaatttaatataaatactcaaacattattctctttcttatttaacatttctccactttaactatttattattttcatttttataaaacgagcgCAGAAAAGTCAACGGagctcctaatggcggacggaggagTATGATATTCCATCCATCAACAATTACTTGCCTTACTTTGACTCATTTCgaatattaactaaaacaaaataaaacaaccatctatctttttattactttaccaTCTCTCGTAATTTACGTGGGGCGCATTCCTTTTTGAGCATCTCATAATCTCATTATGAGTAAGACATTTCCTTTGCAAAAAAACAACCATCTATCTTTATCATCtctcataatttttctttctacttttttctcattcctcatttattctttatcatctctcataatttttctttctacttttttctcatttctcatttattctttcttcatgTAATCACTACATAAAAACTTTTGCTCGAAAGAAATGTATCATATGGGAAGGAGTATTGTATATTGTTGGGATGGATGAACTCGACCTTATTTTGTGTCGGAATAATGACATCACTTATAGTGAATATTTGTTTCATGAGCTTTGATAATCTCCTACAATAAGATTATTTACGGATAGTTTTGAGCTAATTCCGTATTGATTTTTCTTaagctaatttaattttacccCCATAGTGCATTgacacataataaaaaattagttctTTAATCTGTATCCtaatatttcttactttatttatgaCTTTGGGAAATTGAGGTTGCTATAATCTCAATGTCATTATTTGTTGACATATATAACATTATCTGTGTTTTGTTGAACTCCTCaacaagaaagaagaaagttcTTGGTTAGGCGTACATAATATAGAGTAATGTGAGTTTATCTACGAAAGTTCTTGGAAAGTAAATTTTCGTCCTATTGTGTTGTGTTGACGAAACCTCCATATATGTCACATTGGACGCACATGCTGCGTCATTTCTTCACGCTgcatgatttttaaaatttattcttaattttgcACAGGTAAAATTTGGACCCACACGCTgcatgatttattaaattaaggaGTATGATATATTAAAACATATCCCCACCTaatgtttccattttccaaCACCTCAACTTGAAACAATTAAGACATTGCCTTTAGGCTTTCACCCTCCAAATTGACCGTTTTTTATGGCTCTGGATCTCCTGTTGTGGCTGATAGCACAGCAGGGTGCTGTTACatccattccattattttaatttaaaattataatattaaaatatttatatattttattataaaataatatgttgtGTGTGTATAAATTGGCAAAGCCCCTGCTGTACACAGCCTCTGCTGtgcacagcaggggatccttGCCCGATTTTTAGTATGTTTACCCCAAAATTTACTGTGGTtaaataacatcaaaataaaggGTACCAAACGAGCCCAATATTGTAAAGCTTGGCTAGCAAAATTATTCGCCAGCACAAGCTCGATCCAAATCTTAGTTTTTCGAGTTGAGCTTGGCTCGAACACAACTATCGAGTTCAGTTTGAATTCGATTCATCATAATATGCCCGTATACATATCATACAATGTcagaatgaatgaatgattgTTACTATATGAGAGATTTTTAAAAGAGATATTGGTgtctaaaaccatgaactttgtccgaaattttgtatttcccatgaactacAAAATTGGTCTAGAATATCACAGCCTTTGAactttgtttggtatttcctaCGGCATGTCTATCATGCCATATTTGACTAATTTACGaggttttttttatcatacttgacacaattaaGTCAATTGTATGACTTTTTATCCtactttttttgaatttaaaaagtggtttaaaatatcataaaacgCATCACAGTTGCTCatgtaaaataagattttgttgaaaatatcttatttaggtcagtttgggaaataccaaacaaagtTCAAAGTCTGTGATATTCTAGAACTATACCAAATTTTGGGCAAAGTTTATAGTTCTAGAAAGCAAtatatctttttaaaaataaaagatgattATTCTATTAGTATTGGAAAAAAACGAGTAATTTAATCAATCTCTCGATTTCATCCTTATTTACTGTTACAcgcataatttaaaaaatgtcattattttatgaaaataaaaaattcataagagTTTGACATGGTAACCACTCCTCTCTCCTCATAGGGTTGGTTATTCcaaaacattataaataagGATGAATGCTAATTCAACATGCATGGAGACTTCTCCTACGTCACTACAGTTTAAAATGGCGCCGGAAAACTCTCAGCCGACGGAATTGGTTAACGGCAACGGAGATTTCAATGAGTCGGGTTTCGAGGACTTCATCCGAGGCATTGCTGACTCTATTCCGGTCATTGCCATCGTCGGCCCGCAGTCTAGTGGTATGATTTTTTCCCTAATTACATTTTCGCCGGTGGAGATTagactaataattaaattatatacgAAGTACTTAATTAGAGCATGTTTAGCAGGATAGACAACTCATCTAGGTATGGAATtctataaacaaaaaagacattttttttcttagaaTTTCATCCATAGATGAGTTATCTATCCTACCAGAGGCTAAGGGCATCAATATCGGCGTGCTTTTGTACCCTCTCGAGCACACACTCGAGTACATAACAAACTAGAActatacttattttttaagtatttatcCTATCATCCAATTTAAACACGAGATTCCTCATGCtcttattttgataatttggtGCAGGAAAAAGTACTTTGATGAATCATCTTTTCTATACAGACTTTAAAGTAATGAATGCACAAACTAGAAGGTTCGTATGCTCCTCTACTTCTtgttcttaaattaattacttactGCATAATCCCCTTTAgacaatttaaaaatcaatttcaccATTTTAGGATGCCCAAAtccaattactttttttcattttggtattAGGATCTCTTATAGTCACATTCCACTAGCTTTTTTACTAATGCTAATATTAAATGGCGGATGGAGggatcatatatttatttattttatttaaaaacgtTTTTTGTAGGGCAAGACAACGAATGGGATATGGATAGCAAAAGCTCCTGATATTGAACCGTTAACTGTGGTGCTAGATTTGGAGGGTACAGATGGTAAAGAGAGGGGAGCggttagtatttaattaatcattaatctTTCTACAGTACTATCTTAAATAAATCGAGCTATTGAACTCATGATTATTTCAGGATGATACAGCATTTGAGAAGCAAAGCGCCTTGTTTGCTATAGCAATTTCTCACACAGTCATCATAAACATGTACGACCGGATTATCTATTTTCGCAAATAAACTCATGCTCAATAAACTGTGGCGTGGTATTTAAATGGACAATTATACCCCTTAAGGGCTAAAGAGTAGAATAGTAAAAATCGGGACTGAATTTATGAAACTTTCAGactgaaaatataattttataaatattggaTACTAAAATTGTGCAAACCCTATTTTTCGGgtattaattttgtagttcactctaaatataaatatatatataggtcaTTGAATGATGTTGGCCGCGAGCATGGTGCGAATAGGCCTCTTCTGAAGACCGTTTTTGAGGTGcataaaatgtttttatatttagtacAATGTGATAatcgaaatgaaaaataaatacgtGATTTGCCACTATTAATATGATAAATGATAATCTTGTTGTAAACTTTGATATATAGGCTATGCTATCACTATCCTTGTTTAGTCCTCAGAAAACAACTCTTCATTTTGTGGTACGCGACGGAAACATAGAGACAGGGGTATGCTTAATTAATCGgaggaattaaaattaatttcatatatatatgtagttaaTTATTAGTTTTCTTTAAATCTGAGTTTCtgcttttattatttatgcaGACCCCCTCAGAATCATTGGAGCTTGATTTGAAGGAGGATATCGAGAaggtaaataaatactcctaggatttataaatttaacaaGACAATGTTGtaaattttgcaatttaaataaatagatgtaCATACCCCTTTTTTcaggcaaaaaaaaaacataatctGTGTTTACTTATGTAATTGTGATTGAAATTGTTTCCTTTCATATGTCTAATGGCTTCTCCCTTTTTTTGGTCGTCTCCGCAGATTTGGGAAGCGGTTCCCAAGCCTCCGGGCAATGAGGGCACTCTACTCACTGAGATCTTCAATGTAACAAATGACTGaagaaaacacacacacacataaaatATAGTGCTGAGTCAGATATATTTGGATTTAACATGATAAATCAGAATAtaattatgcataaataataATCACGCATGCATAAACACGTAGGTTCCATTAATAAGAGATGAAAGATTAGTTGACTCTAATTCACGGAGTTTGTGCACGTATAATTCgtgtttgattaattttagtatataggaaatatagtaaattagtagatctaattaatttttctttcttgtttgtttttcaTGTTTGGACTTGAAGGTGGAGGTTACCGTGTTGTcccattattttaatatgagagataagtTTAATGAAGAGGTTTTATTatgactaattaattttattccttCAATTATTCACTAATATACACATTAATTAGGAGTAATTAAATCGATCCCATTGCATTGCAGGTGGCCCAACTCCAAAAGCAATTAATTTCACATACCGAACATTCTACATCAAAAATTTCTTTGAGCAGTGCCAAGAAACTATGGGATGacatcaaaaaatataaagactTCCAAGTTCCACCTTTTAGGGTTCGTCAAATGATTAAGCTTAGTTAATTTCTAGTAATTTTGTGTGTTTTCGAAATGATCATGCATGATACAACTGCCTTTTCAGCACATTGTATGCCAAAATGCAATGTGGTGAGATTGTCAAGGACAAGTTGAGGCTCTTTCAATCTAACcaggttttattttaatttgcttcttaattaatttatacatcatgcttatgattaaataactaTAGGTGTACGTgtattaatactatatatgcTGAGTCTGGCGGACACACATAATGATGGgggagggcttaagcccttcccaatttttttttttttttttttttaaaatttttttagttataaaatcttataattttgttaataatttgTGTGAATTAATGTGTAAAAGCCCctaccaaaatagaaaagtataagaaaattattatcccatacaaaatttgaatatatagcCCCCACCCTAACAaatttctgcgtccgccaGCTGAGATACAGAGACGCTAAGCTTTATGATTATGAAGTACTAgtcttattttatcttaatggCTTTTTCTGATGTAGTAGTActttataatatcaaaatggatattctattaattaattcccttTAAATTTGCGCAGGCTTGGTTAGAATTAGAACAAAATGCTGTAACTCGACTTGTGCAGAACTTTGGTGCACAAACAACCTCTATCTTGACTACGTATCTCTCCGAGTaagctaaaattaaaaagaatttttttatttgaactcTTCTCATTATATATAGATTATTTaggtgtgtgatcaaatactaactactttatagtaataactaataactaatatcaatcttgtatgttaaaaatatcaacacaaagacataaatttatcaatattcttgcaatgataaacttatgtctttgtgtattaaaaatttacatgttgtattgatataattatgtctttgtgttgataattttaatacacaacattgaaagttattaattattactgtaaattagttagcacactaacgCAACCcctttattaataataacaattcaTGGAGTAACATTTTCGACCTTTGATGATAGATATGATGAGGAAACTAAGAATTTTGAAAGTagaactaatggaatgaacgACCAACAAGTACACGAAGTCAGAAGCTCTAAACGCCAAGATTTGATGTCAAAAGCACTGAACGTAAGTGTTTAGACATCTAAATCGGGGAAGTTATGTTTAAAGACTATTGTTGTTggtacaattaattaatactgtTGTGCGTGCATGTTTGGTATGCGTAGTATGAATTATAATCAAGCatactaatattattctttatttaattgtggttAATAAATTAGGTGGTCTATCCTGCTTATATGAATACATTGGGTCATCTTCGATCCGAGACATCCCTGAGCTTCTCGAATCAACTCCA
This window contains:
- the LOC125206894 gene encoding protein ROOT HAIR DEFECTIVE 3 homolog 2-like gives rise to the protein MSLNDVGREHGANRPLLKTVFEAMLSLSLFSPQKTTLHFVVRDGNIETGTPSESLELDLKEDIEKIWEAVPKPPGNEGTLLTEIFNVEVTVLSHYFNMRDKFNEEVAQLQKQLISHTEHSTSKISLSSAKKLWDDIKKYKDFQVPPFRAWLELEQNAVTRLVQNFGAQTTSILTTYLSE